The following are encoded in a window of Camelus ferus isolate YT-003-E chromosome 20, BCGSAC_Cfer_1.0, whole genome shotgun sequence genomic DNA:
- the LOC102508616 gene encoding histone H3.1, whose amino-acid sequence MARTKQTARKSTGGKAPRKQLATKAARKSAPATGGVKKPHRYRPGTVALREIRRYQKSTELLIRKLPFQRLVREIAQDFKTDLRFQSSAVMALQEACEAYLVGLFEDTNLCAIHAKRVTIMPKDIQLARRIRGERA is encoded by the coding sequence ATGGCTCGAACTAAACAAACTGCTCGCAAGTCAACTGGTGGCAAGGCGCCGCGCAAGCAGCTGGCTACCAAGGCGGCCCGCAAGAGCGCGCCGGCTACGGGCGGCGTGAAGAAGCCTCACCGCTACCGGCCCGGCACGGTGGCCCTGCGCGAGATCCGCCGCTACCAGAAGTCCACGGAGCTGCTGATCCGTAAACTGCCGTTTCAGCGTCTCGTGCGCGAGATTGCCCAGGACTTCAAAACAGACCTCCGGTTTCAGAGCTCAGCCGTGATGGCACTGCAGGAGGCATGCGAAGCCTATCTCGTGGGTCTTTTCGAGGATACCAATCTGTGCGCCATCCACGCCAAGCGCGTCACCATTATGCCAAAGGACATCCAGTTAGCGCGCCGGATCCGTGGAGAGCGAGCATAA
- the LOC102506474 gene encoding histone H3.1 gives MARTKQTARKSTGGKAPRKQLATKAARKSAPATGGVKKPHRYRPGTVALREIRRYQKSTELLIRKLPFQRLVREIAQDFKTDLRFQSSAVMALQEACEAYLVGLFEDTNLCAIHAKRVTIMPKDIQLARRIRGERA, from the coding sequence ATGGCTCGTACCAAGCAGACGGCCCGCAAGTCCACCGGCGGTAAAGCGCCGCGCAAGCAGCTGGCCACCAAGGCGGCCCGCAAGAGCGCGCCGGCCACGGGCGGCGTGAAGAAGCCGCACCGCTACCGGCCCGGCACGGTGGCCCTGCGCGAGATCCGCCGCTACCAGAAGTCCACGGAGCTGCTGATCCGCAAGCTGCCGTTCCAGCGGCTGGTGCGCGAGATCGCGCAGGACTTCAAGACCGACCTGCGCTTCCAGAGCTCGGCCGTGATGGCGCTGCAGGAGGCGTGCGAGGCCTACCTGGTGGGGCTCTTCGAGGACACCAATCTGTGCGCCATCCACGCCAAGCGCGTCACCATCATGCCCAAGGACATTCAGCTCGCGCGCCGCATCCGCGGGGAGAGGGCGTAA
- the LOC102506733 gene encoding histone H2A type 1-B, giving the protein MSGRGKQGGKARAKAKTRSSRAGLQFPVGRVHRLLRKGNYSERVGAGAPVYLAAVLEYLTAEILELAGNAARDNKKTRIIPRHLQLAIRNDEELNKLLGRVTIAQGGVLPNIQAVLLPKKTESHHKAKGK; this is encoded by the coding sequence ATGTCAGGACGTGGGAAACAGGGTGGTAAGGCCCGCGCCAAGGCCAAGACCCGCTCCTCGCGGGCAGGGCTCCAGTTCCCAGTGGGCCGAGTGCACCGCCTGCTGCGCAAGGGCAATTACTCGGAGCGGGTTGGGGCCGGCGCGCCGGTGTACCTGGCGGCGGTGCTGGAGTACCTGACGGCCGAGATCCTGGAGCTGGCGGGCAACGCGGCCCGCGACAACAAGAAAACGCGCATCATCCCACGCCACCTGCAGCTGGCCATCCGCAACGACGAGGAACTTAATAAGCTGTTGGGGCGCGTGACCATTGCGCAGGGTGGAGTCCTACCTAACATCCAGGCTGTGCTGCTGCCCAAGAAGACAGAGAGCCACCACAAGGCCAAGGGCAAGTaa
- the LOC106729281 gene encoding histone H4, with protein MSGRGKGGKGLGKGGAKRHRKVLRDNIQGITKPAIRRLARRGGVKRISGLIYEETRGVLKVFLENVIRDAVTYTEHAKRKTVTAMDVVYALKRQGRTLYGFGG; from the coding sequence ATGTCTGGACGCGGCAAAGGCGGCAAGGGTCTCGGTAAGGGGGGTGCCAAGCGCCACCGCAAAGTTCTGCGGGACAACATCCAGGGCATCACCAAACCCGCCATTCGGCGCCTGGCCCGGCGAGGTGGTGTGAAGCGCATCTCTGGCCTCATCTACGAGGAGACTCGCGGGGTGCTGAAGGTGTTCCTGGAGAACGTGATTCGGGACGCCGTCACCTACACCGAGCACGCTAAGCGCAAGACTGTCACGGCCATGGACGTGGTCTACGCTCTCAAGCGCCAGGGACGCACCCTCTACGGCTTCGGCggttaa
- the LOC102506225 gene encoding histone H2B type 1-B, translated as MPEPSKSAPAPKKGSKKAITKAQKKDGKKRKRTRKESYSIYVYKVLKQVHPDTGISSKAMGIMNSFVNDIFERIAGEASRLAHYNKRSTITSREIQTAVRLLLPGELAKHAVSEGTKAVTKYTSSK; from the coding sequence ATGCCTGAGCCGTCTAAGTCTGCTCCGGCCCCGAAGAAGGGGTCTAAAAAAGCCATCACTAAAGCGCAGAAAAAAGATGGCAAGAAGCGCAAGCGTACTCGTAAAGAGAGCTACTCTATTTACGTGTACAAAGTTCTAAAGCAGGTACATCCTGATACTGGTATTTCATCCAAGGCTATGGGCATCATGAACTCGTTTGTCAACGATATCTTCGAGCGCATCGCTGGTGAGGCGTCGCGCCTGGCGCATTACAACAAGCGCTCGACCATCACATCCCGGGAGATCCAGACAGCCGTGCGCCTACTGCTGCCCGGGGAACTGGCCAAGCACGCTGTGTCTGAGGGCACTAAGGCCGTCACCAAGTACACCAGCTCCAAGTAA
- the H1-2 gene encoding histone H1.2, which yields MSETAPAAPAAAPPAEKTPVKKKAAKKPAGARRKASGPPVSELITKAVAASKERSGVSLAALKKALAAAGYDVEKNNSRIKLGLKSLVSKGTLVQTKGTGASGSFKLNKKAATGEAKPKAKKAGAAKPKKAAGAAKKPKKAAGAATPKKSAKKTPKKAKKPAAAAVTKKVAKSPKKAKAPKPKKAAKSAAKAVKPKAAKPKVAKPKKAAPKKK from the coding sequence ATGTCGGAGACTGCTCCTGCCGCTCCTGCCGCCGCGCCCCCGGCGGAGAAGACCCCAGTCAAGAAAAAAGCTGCCAAGAAACCGGCTGGGGCGCGCCGTAAGGCCTCCGGGCCCCCGGTGTCGGAGCTCATCACCAAGGCTGTTGCCGCTTCCAAAGAGCGCAGTGGCGTATCCTTGGCTGCGCTCAAGAAGGCGCTGGCGGCCGCTGGCTACGATGTGGAGAAGAACAACAGCCGCATCAAGTTGGGTCTTAAAAGCCTGGTAAGCAAGGGGACCTTGGTGCAGACTAAGGGCACCGGTGCCTCCGGCTCTTTTAAGCTCAATAAGAAGGCGGCCACTGGGGAAGCCAAGCCCAAAGCTAAGAAGGCGGGTGCGGCCAAACCCAAGAAGGCTGCTGGGGCAGCTAAGAAGCCCAAGAAGGCCGCGGGCGCGGCCACTCCGAAAAAAAGCGCTAAGAAGACCCCCAAGAAGGCGAAGAAGCCAGCGGCGGCTGCTGTAACCAAGAAAGTGGCTAAGAGTCCAAAGAAGGCTAAGGCTCCCAAGCCTAAGAAGGCTGCCAAGAGTGCAGCTAAAGCAGTGAAGCCCAAAGCCGCCAAGCCCAAGGTTGCCAAACCCAAGAAGGCTGCACCCAAAAAGAAGTAG